In one window of Apis mellifera strain DH4 linkage group LG12, Amel_HAv3.1, whole genome shotgun sequence DNA:
- the LOC412309 gene encoding ras-related C3 botulinum toxin substrate 1: protein MKARGCSKVKSEIMPPSSHTNWTKPLIKNGQTMQLQSKRTTCSTQNQNSNGSGTEHSGIPLDRRIKVVLVGDGAVGKTSLVVSYSTNGFPGEYVPTAFDNYNVVVNVDGQPVNVQLCDTAGQDDFDPLRSLCYPETDVFLVCFSVVCPSSYHNVTSRWINEVRKYCPNAPIILVGTKSDLRSDVHLMLQLARYGQTPITSTQGHQLAQKVGAVSYVETSALTQHDLKEAFDQAIVSALNTRRGGASLLCRRRKPLSLWRRWLCCCERPSNSA from the exons ATGAAAGCTCGTGGTTGTAGTAAAGTAAAGAGCGAAATAATGCCACCGTCGTCACATACGAATTGGACTAAACCTCTTATTAAGAATGGCCAAACGATGCAACTGCAATCGAAACGAACAACTTGTTCAACACAAAATCAGAATTCAAATGGCAGTGGCACAGAACACAGTGGTATTCCACTTGACAGAAGAATCAAAGTTGTTCTGGTAGGTGATGGAGCCGTTGGAAAAACCAGCCTAGTTGTTTCTTATTCTACGAATGGTTTTCCGGGAGAATATGTACCTACtgcttttgataattataatg TGGTTGTTAATGTTGATGGTCAACCAGTAAATGTTCAGCTATGTGATACAGCAGGTCAAGATGATTTTGATCCTTTAAGATCATTATGTTATCCAGAAACAGATGTGTTTCTAGTTTGTTTTAGTGTTGTATGTCCTTCTTCTTATCATAATGTAACTTCTCGATGGATAAATGAAGTACGAAAATATTGTCCTAATGCACCAATTATTTTg GTAGGCACAAAGAGTGATTTACGATCAGATGTACATCTTATGTTACAATTAGCAAGATATGGTCAAACTCCAATTACAAGTACTCAAGGACATCAATTGGCTCAAAAAGTTGGAGCTGTAAGTTATGTGGAAACATCTGCATTAACTCAACATGATCTTAAAGAAGCATTTGATCAAGCAATAGTTAGTGCTCTTAACACAAGGAGAGGTGGTGCTAGTTTGTTATGTAGACGTAGAAAACCTTTATCATTATGGCGCAGATGGTTATGTTGTTGTGAAAGACCTTCTAATAGTgcataa
- the LOC727050 gene encoding phosphatidylserine decarboxylase proenzyme, mitochondrial, producing MSLFRICRLIQDVRKNYCKYYINVYTKRNFKNIINEKFSRVYSSNIYTNQYKYYSFMKQRKWTVSIAFGISLLAALQYRYLKNYITQDNNVYEPFNIFAVKCYNFLPLRIISRIWGWIASLELPVSLRPTLYEFYAKTFDVNLNEIDINLSDFPSLVDFFVRPLKYDARPIDQNTSLVSPADGKVLYCGPITSCSVQQVKGVTYNLRHFLGDINTLDSNHYKFTKEDDDAYIKSLLTNPMNQLYQLTVYLAPGDYHRFHSSTHWEIKFRRHFQGKLLSVNPKIAKYLPDLFSLNERVIYIGKWADGFMAYSAVGATNVGSIKVYCDKDLYTNAIKWPEIKHWKDAKLNCIYLKKGELFGEFRMGSTIILLFEASKDFKFCVHVGQTIKMGQALSEYIPEIEKKQYEHSL from the exons atGAGTCTCTTCAGAATTTGTCGTTTAATTCAAGATGTGAG aaaaaactattgtaaatattatataaatgtgtatacaaaaagaaattttaaaaatataataaatgagaaattttcaaGAGTATAtagttcaaatatatatacaaatcaatataaatattattcatttatgaagCAACGAAAATGGACTGTTTCTATTGCATTTGGAATATCATTATTAGCAGCATTACaatatagatatttgaaaaactatATAACTCAAGACAATAATGTATATGAGCCATTCAATATCTTTGCg gtaaaatgttataattttttgccaCTTCGAATAATAAGTAGAATATGGGGTTGGATAGCCAGTTTGGAATTACCAGTTAGTTTAAGACCAactttatatgaattttatgcaaaaacttttgatgttaatttaaatgaaattgatataaatttatcagatTTTCCAAGTCttgttgatttttttgttAGACCACTCAAATATGATGCAAGACCCATTGATCAAAATACGAGTtta gttTCACCTGCTGAtggaaaagtattatattgtgGACCAATCACTTCATGTTCTGTACAACAAGTGAAGGGTGTAACTTATAATCTCAGACATTTTTTAGGTGATATAAATACACTTGATtctaatcattataaatttacaaaagaagATGATGATGCTTATATAAAATCTCTTTTAACAAATCCAATGAATCAACTCTATCAATTAACAGTTTATCTTGCTCCAGGAGATTATCATAGATTTCATAGTTCAACTCAttgggaaataaaatttcgtagaCATTTTCaag gaAAACTTTTAAGTGTTAATCCtaaaatagcaaaatatttaccagatttattttcattaaacgaacgtgtaatatatattggTAAATGGGCTGATGGTTTTATGGCTTATAGTGCAGTTGGTGCAACAAATGTAGGTTCTATAAAAGTTTATTgcgataaagatttatatacaaatgctATTAAATGGCCTGAAATCAAACATTGGAAAGATGCTAagttaaattgtatatatttaaaaaaaggagaattgTTTGGTGAATTTAGAATGGGatctactattatattattatttgaagcttcaaaagattttaaattttgtgtaCATGTTGgacaaacaataaaaatggGTCAAGCTTTAAGTGAATACATtcctgaaattgaaaaaaaacaatatgaaCATTCATTATGA